The Pontibacter sp. SGAir0037 DNA segment CAGACATAGTTCTGAGAGCATCTCACGCACCTGCGTAAACCCGATTTTTATTTCAAAGTTTTCTGGATAGATCAATGTTGTATTTTAGTTTATGGCAAAATTAGCCATTTTCATAACAAGTTTTGGTATACGTTTCGTTCGCTACAGGCCCGCATCGGCACTACTTTATACCAATTCTCTTCTAAAGTACCCTTTATCCTGATCAACTTTTTATACCATACTGGCATTCAAACAATTACCTTACACCCGCCAATACTTCCTTCCGCCATAGCTTTGCGTTAAATTAATGCTTAAACATTATCTTAAGTACAGGTACTACCGTAGTTAATAAAGCTCTTTACAGTAACCATTCAGGTAAAGAACCTTGTTTACATGAGCAGTCAGCCCGGTGCTGATGAAAGAAATAAATTAAATACGCTAAAAAACTATGGAAGAACAGGAAAACAAAGCACAACAGGATCCAAAGGAACAGTACGATCAGCCGCCTTTCCCGGAGCAGAAGCAAGAGGTGCCTGGCACAGAGGCCGACATGCAGCCAAAGGCCGATCATGGGGAAGAGTCTTATAAAGGCTCCGGAAAATTAACTGGCAGAAAAGCTATTATTACAGGTGGCGATTCCGGTATCGGAAGGGCTGTAGCCATTGCCTTTGCCCGTGAAGGTGCAGATGTACTTATCTCGTATTTAAGCGAAGACAAGGATGCCAAAGAAACGGCTAAGTATATAGAAGAAGCCGGAAGAAAAGCTGTGCTGGTAGCTGGCGATATTAGCGAAGAGGAACACTGTAAAACCATAGTGCAACGTGCAGTGGAGGAGTTCGGCCAGATCGATATTCTGGTAAACAATGCGGCCTTTCAGATGTCACGTGAGTCGCTGCAGCAAATACCAAGCGAGGAGTGGGATCATACTTTCCGCACCAATATTTATGCGATGTTCTACCTTTGCAAGGCAGCAGAGCCGCACATGAAACCGGGCAGCACCATCGTGAATACAACATCAGTAAATGCCTACCAGCCTACGCCTACGCTGCTGGCTTATGCCGCTACCAAAGGCGCTATCCAGAATTTTACAGCTAACCTGGCGCAATTGCTGGCTGAAAAAGGCATACGGGTAAATTGTGTGGCGCCAGGGCCAATATGGACACCACTGATTCCGTCTACCATGCCGGAAGAGCAAGTGAAGGAGTTTGGGAAAAATGTACCTATGGGGCGTCCGGGACAGCCAGCCGAACTGGCTCCGGTATATGTACTGCTGGCGTCGCAGGATTCCAGCTATATTTCCGGAGCCACCGTGCCTGTTACAGGCGGTAAGCCGACTATTTAATAATTAAACGGGGCACTATCTTTTTTTCCCCTTGTTCGGGAGCGAAGAAGCATAGTGCCCTGCTTTTCTAAAGCCAGGCAAGCTTGTGTTTAATCAGCTTTCCTGGCCACGTATTGGCTTCTGAAGCTCAAACTCGTAAATTGGGCTTCTAAAATTCAAGAAAGTGATACTAGATAAACTACAAAACGCTACCCGCTACTACAGCCTTCATCCCCGCTTTGCAAAAGCTTTTCAGTTTTTGCAGGAATCCGACCTGACTACTTTACCACTAGGTCAGTTGGAAATTGAGGGGCGTAACCTGTTTGCCATTATTTCGGAAGGAACGGGCGTGCCCGAATCAGAAGCAAAGCTGGAAGTGCACCGCAAATACATTGATATACAGTATATCGTATCCGGCACCGATCACATGGGCTGGAAAGACTTGGCGCTTTGCGAAGCTCCTAACGATCCATATACAGCAGAAAGAGACGCAGCCTTCTTTTCGGATAAAACGAAGAACTGGTTTGATGTACCAGCAGGTTCTTTCACTATTTTTTATCCGGATGATGCCCATGCTGCCATGGTAACAGAAACAGTAGTACGCAAGATTGTACTTAAAATAGCTGTTGAAGCAGGCGCATAAAAGGCAACCGGTATTTAAGCAAACAATAAAAACTTAAGTAAAAAGGTTAAAATAGTACTATACTATCACAAACAATTATTGGCAATTTGCCAGCCTGAACAAATCCTGTTTTAGTTTACCGAAACACTGTAGCCTGTAAACACTTTTTGCTTTAAGCTGGCTGGCAAGTAATTGCTCATTTACAAAAAAAGGCTTGAGTAAAATAGTATTTACATTGTATATTACTATATTATTGCCCTTTATATCTAAAACCAAATGAGCTTAAAACGCCCTTATAACCTTAGCTCCTCTTTAATCCTCAGCCTGCTCTTTCTGTTCACGCTTGGCTGCTCAGGGAAAAAAGAAGAGAGAATTCTTATCTTCTCTAAAAACAAAACAAGCCAGCAGGTTTCTGACCAGGCTTTGAAGGCACTGTTAGCCTATGCCACAAGCCATGGCATGACAGCCGACACGACCACAAATAGCAGCTACTTCACCGAGGACTCCCTGCAGCACTATGGCGCTGTTGTGTTTGTGAATACCTCGCAGGATGTACTGGATACCTGGCAGCAGAATGATTTTGAGCGTTTTGTGCAGGCAGGCGGAGGTTTTGTAGGAGTGCATGCAGCCGGAAGCTCTACCTACCAATGGCCCTGGTACAACCAGATGCTGGGCGCTTCTTTTACTAAACAGGCAGACAGTCTGGCTGCAGAAACAGAGCTTACCTTTCAGTTGCAGGAAGGAAGAGAAGAACTAACAGAAGGCTTGCCAGCTTCCTGGAAACAAAACGACGCGCCGATTACGCTTCACGCCAGCAACCCCGGAGTACAGGTGGTGGCACGGGCAGGCGACAAGCAGCCCCTGTCCTGGTACCGGGAGTACAATGGCGGGCGCATGTTCTATACCCGCGCCGGCGGTACCGCAGAAAGCTACCGGAACGAGAATTTCCTCAGGCACATCTTTGCTGGCATTAAGTATACATTAGGCGGCTCTGCCCTTAACTACCACCAGGCTTCTACGGAACGCATGCCGGAAGACAACCGTTTCCTGCAGGTAGTGCTCGATACTTACCTGCACGAGCCAATCGAAATGGAAGTGATGAGCGATGGCCGTGTGCTCTTTATAGAACGGCTCGGGAATGTGAAGCTTTATGATCCTGCCAAAAAAGAAACCAAGTTAGTTGCTACCCTGGATGTGCATACGGAGGGGAACTACGAAGATGGCTTGCTGGGCCTGGAACTGGACCCCGACTTTGACCGGAACAACTATATCTACCTCTATTACTCTCCTGTTGGAGATAAGGCCGTTCAGAACCTTTCCCGCTTCAAGTTGCTTCGTGGCGACAGCCTGATTATGCGCTCAGAGAAAGTCGTGCTGCAGGTACCCGTACAGCGCGAGACATGCTGCCACTCAGCCGGAAACGTATACTTCGGGCCGGATGGCTATCTGTACCTGACCACCGGCGACAATACCAGCTCCAAAGAATCAGATGGTTTTACACCGATTGACGAGCGCCCGGGCCGTGGTCCGTTCGATGCACAGAAATCTTCCGGCAATACCCATGACCTAAGGGGCAAGATACTCCGCATTAAAGTAAACAAAGATGGCTCCTACTCCATCCCGCAAGGCAACCTGTTTCCAAAAGACGGTTCACAAGGGCGACCGGAAATTTATGTGATGGGAGCTCGCAACGCCTATCGTATGACCGTTGACAAAAGAGGCTTTGTATATTGGGGAGATGTGGGTCCTGATGGTGGCGTAGCTACAGAACGCGGACCAAAAAGCCAGGACGAGTGGAACCAGGCCAGAAGCGCCGGTAATTTTGGCTGGCCTTATTTCGTAGGTAACAATAAAGCGTATGCCGATTTCAATTTCGAGACAAACCAGGTAGGTGCAAGATTCAATCCGAAAAGGCCGGTAAATGAGTCTCCCAACAATTACGGTTCCAAAGTACTGCCTCCTGCTCAGCCAGCCATGATCTGGTATCCTTACGACGCCTCTGAAGAGTTCCCAATGCTCGGCACCGGCTCCCGTGCAGCTATGGCAGGCCCTTTCTACTATCAGGATGACTACAAAAAGTCACGCAACAGGTTTCCGAAGTACTACAACAATAAAATGTTCATTTATGAGTGGGCACGGGATTGGATAAAGGTACTTACCTTTGACGATGAGGGTAATCTCCAGAAGATCGAGCCATTCCTGGCAAGCCAGAAGTTTGCCCACCCCATCGATATGAAGTTTGGCCGCGACGGCGCGATGTATGTGCTGCAGTACGGAGCCAACTACTTCTCCCGAAACCCGGATGCAGAGCTGGTACGGATTGAGTATGCAGAGGGGAACAGGCAACCTGTGGCCCAGATAAAAGCCGACAAAGCAGTAGGAGCTGCTCCTTTTAAGGTTAAGCTCTCTGGTAAGGAATCGTTCGATTATGACAAGGACGATGAGCTGAAATACCACTGGAACTCCGGCGCAGGCGAAGAATCCACAGATGCAGAGCCAACCTTTACCTATACTAAGCCAGGCGTGTACAGGCCTAAACTCACTGTAACAGACGGTAGCGGGGACAAGGCTAGCGCCGAAATTGAGATAAAAGTAGGGAATGAAATTCCACAGGTAACCATCAACATCAACGGCAACAGAAGCTTCTATTTTGATAACCGCACCCTTCACTATAGTGTGCAGGTGCAGGATAAAGAAGACGGACAGCTCAACAAGGGAATTGCGCCAAGCCAGGTGCAGTTTGCCATAGATTACTTGGCAGAAGGTAAAGACCTGGCGCTGCTTACTTCCAACAGCCAGAATAGCGGCGTTTCAGCCAGGTATATCAAAGGCAAAAACCTGATTGATAACAGCGACTGCAAATCCTGCCATGCGCTGGACAAAAAATCTATTGGCCCGAGTTATGTGGCTGTAGCGGAGCGGTACAAAGGCAACACCGGTGCAGTTGCAATGCTAGCGAAGAAAATTGTAACCGGTGGCAACGGCAACTGGGGGCAAACCATGATGGCGGCTCATCCGCAGCACACAGAAGCAGAAACCGCTGAAATGGTAAAGTACATCCTTTCCCTGGGTGATGGTCAGCAGAGCCTGCCACTGTCCGGCTCCTATACCTTAACAGAACATGTAGGCGGTAGCGGTTCCGGCACCTATATCCTATCAGCCAGGTATACCGACAAAGGAGATAAAATCACAGGCCCACTCACCGGCAGTCAGGTAGTTTACCTGCGAAATCCAAGGGTGCAGGCCGAAAGCTTCGATTCCTTTAAAAATGTAGGGCAGCAAAGTCCGCACGGCGACGGGCCTTCGTTTGTGAGCAGCATTAAAAACGGTTCTTACATTGCCTTCAAGGCTATAGATTTGTCCGGCATCAACCTGCTCACTTTTAATGTAATGGCGCCAAGAAATGGTGGCACCATAGAAGTAAGAGCAGGTTCCCCGACAGGTAAGTTATTAGGTGCAGCCGCTGTTAACCCTACTCCGGAAAACAGGGAATGGAGGCAGGTAACAGCGCAGGTGTCAGGCCAGAATGGTATGCAGCAGCTGTTCTTCGTCTTTAAGAATGACAAAGTAAAAGATGGCGACCTGATGGTGCTGGACTGGATACAGTTTGGCACTACCAATACGAGTGCAAGCAGATAAACACTGTTTCAGTATGTATTACACCATAAAAAAGGAGCTACTTTAAACAGGTAGCTCCTTTTTAAGAAGCTGTGTTCATTTTCATATTGTGTCGGAAAATCCATTTTAAAAAGCCGATTAGGGTAACTTAAAGTAGTTGTTTTCATGCTATACTGCTCCTAAAACTTCTCCTCTACTCCTAAACCGAATAAAGCGTAATCATACTTTACCGGGTCCAGCGGATCAAATGCGCGTAGGTGATCGGTTAATTCTTCGGCAGTTTGCCAGTCCATGCCTTTGCGGGTAATGAGGCCAAGCCTGCGTCCGACACGCTCCACATGCACATCGCAGGGGCAAACCAGGTCCGACATCTGCATCGTATTCCAGAAACCAAAATCAACGCCCTTGTCGTCTTTGCGCACCATCCAGCGCAGGTACATGTTTAGGCGCTTACAAGCCGATTTTCGGGCAGGCGTGGAAATATGCTTTTTAGTGCGATGAGGTGCCTCTTCTAAGCTGAAAATGGTATCATGAAAATGAATTAATCTTTCCCGCTGCGACTTTACCTCATTATTTTCTCCGGTAAATGCCTTCTCCAGGCTATCGTGCTGGCGGTAATACTGCTGAAAAAAGTATAACAGGTACAGCAGATCTGTATCGTTGAAGGTGCGGTGTTTAAACCCTAAAAATCGAGTCAGATCCTGCTCCTGGTGCTGCACCATAAATTCATGAGGAGCATTATCCATGAGTGCCATAAGCCTGAGGCAGTTTTGTATAATAGTTTTGCGTTGCCCCCATGCCAGAATCGCAGCAAAAAAACCACTGATCTCTATATCTTGCTTCTTAGAAAAACGATGAGGAATGGAAACCGGATCGTTGGGTATGAAATCAGGTTGGTTGTATTTTTCATAGCGGTTATCCAGCAGGTCTTTTATGGCAGCAAGGTCTTGTTTCATGAACGGTTAAACGTAATTAGAAAGCTGCAAGATAATTATTACATTTGGTAAGGCAGCCTTAAACGGCCAGATCATAAAACTATACATATTTTACCCGAGCAACCAGCCAATGGAGGAATACTTCGAACTTAAAAAGAACGGAACAACAGTACAGACCGAAATTATAGCAGGCGTATCCTCCTTTCTGGCTACTTCCTATATTATAGTAGTTAATCCGAATATTTTGAGCCAGGCTGGAATGCCGTTTGCAGGCGTACTTACAGCTACCGTTCTGGTAAGCTTTTTCAGCAGCTTGATGATGGGTTTCTATGCGCGGAACCCGATACTGGTAGCACCGGGCATGGGCTTAAATGCTTTTTTTACATTCTCAGCGGTAATGGGTATGGGAGTTGCGTGGCAGGTAGCTTTAGGCGCCGTATTCTGGTCGGGAGTAGTTTTCCTGCTCCTGTCTGTGTTTAACATTCGTACCTTTATAGTAAAAGCCATTCCCAGAACATTACGCTATGCCATTGCGGCAGGTATAGGCTTATTTATCTCGCTCATCGGCTTGGCTAATGCACAGTTCATAGTTTCCAATCCTTCCACCATTTTAGGCATAGGTCCGCTTACACCTGCTCTGCTTACCTTCGTATTTGGGTTGCTTATAACGGCTGTTCTTGTCACAAGGCAGGTGAAGGGTGCGATCCTGATCGGGATAGTACTCACGACGCTGGCTGCCTATCCTATTGGCAGGTGGTGGGGGCTGGACGCTACTCCTCTTGTAAACTGGCAGGGACTTCTGGCCGCACCAGATTTCAGCCTCCTTTTTCAACTGGACCTGTTGGGCTCGCTGCAGTGGGCTATTGTACCCGTTATTTTTGCCTTTGTATTTACGGATATGTTCGATAGCCTGTCCACTTTTGTAGGTCTGGCCGAGGCCGCTAATCTACTGGATGAGCATGGCGAGCCCCGTAACGTGAAACGGGCGTTGGCAACAGATGCCGTCGCCACAACACTGGCAGGCTTGGTTGGTTCAAGTCCCGGAACGGCTTATATAGAATCGGCAGTTGGTATAGAGGCAGGTGGTCGCACAGGTCTGACAGCAGTGGTGGGTGGGCTGTTATTTCTGCCTTTTCTCTTCCTGGCTCCCCTTTTATCTATCGTACCCTCCATTGCAACTGCTCCTGCCCTGGTGCTGGTAGGTGTATTTATGGTACGCCCTATTACAAAAATCAACTGGTTTCAGCTGGATGATGCCATACCGGCTTTTCTGGCCATCATCCTTATTCCCTTCACTTATTCTATAACCCAGGGTATAATCTGGGGG contains these protein-coding regions:
- a CDS encoding SDR family oxidoreductase, which codes for MEEQENKAQQDPKEQYDQPPFPEQKQEVPGTEADMQPKADHGEESYKGSGKLTGRKAIITGGDSGIGRAVAIAFAREGADVLISYLSEDKDAKETAKYIEEAGRKAVLVAGDISEEEHCKTIVQRAVEEFGQIDILVNNAAFQMSRESLQQIPSEEWDHTFRTNIYAMFYLCKAAEPHMKPGSTIVNTTSVNAYQPTPTLLAYAATKGAIQNFTANLAQLLAEKGIRVNCVAPGPIWTPLIPSTMPEEQVKEFGKNVPMGRPGQPAELAPVYVLLASQDSSYISGATVPVTGGKPTI
- a CDS encoding YhcH/YjgK/YiaL family protein, yielding MILDKLQNATRYYSLHPRFAKAFQFLQESDLTTLPLGQLEIEGRNLFAIISEGTGVPESEAKLEVHRKYIDIQYIVSGTDHMGWKDLALCEAPNDPYTAERDAAFFSDKTKNWFDVPAGSFTIFYPDDAHAAMVTETVVRKIVLKIAVEAGA
- a CDS encoding ThuA domain-containing protein, coding for MSLKRPYNLSSSLILSLLFLFTLGCSGKKEERILIFSKNKTSQQVSDQALKALLAYATSHGMTADTTTNSSYFTEDSLQHYGAVVFVNTSQDVLDTWQQNDFERFVQAGGGFVGVHAAGSSTYQWPWYNQMLGASFTKQADSLAAETELTFQLQEGREELTEGLPASWKQNDAPITLHASNPGVQVVARAGDKQPLSWYREYNGGRMFYTRAGGTAESYRNENFLRHIFAGIKYTLGGSALNYHQASTERMPEDNRFLQVVLDTYLHEPIEMEVMSDGRVLFIERLGNVKLYDPAKKETKLVATLDVHTEGNYEDGLLGLELDPDFDRNNYIYLYYSPVGDKAVQNLSRFKLLRGDSLIMRSEKVVLQVPVQRETCCHSAGNVYFGPDGYLYLTTGDNTSSKESDGFTPIDERPGRGPFDAQKSSGNTHDLRGKILRIKVNKDGSYSIPQGNLFPKDGSQGRPEIYVMGARNAYRMTVDKRGFVYWGDVGPDGGVATERGPKSQDEWNQARSAGNFGWPYFVGNNKAYADFNFETNQVGARFNPKRPVNESPNNYGSKVLPPAQPAMIWYPYDASEEFPMLGTGSRAAMAGPFYYQDDYKKSRNRFPKYYNNKMFIYEWARDWIKVLTFDDEGNLQKIEPFLASQKFAHPIDMKFGRDGAMYVLQYGANYFSRNPDAELVRIEYAEGNRQPVAQIKADKAVGAAPFKVKLSGKESFDYDKDDELKYHWNSGAGEESTDAEPTFTYTKPGVYRPKLTVTDGSGDKASAEIEIKVGNEIPQVTININGNRSFYFDNRTLHYSVQVQDKEDGQLNKGIAPSQVQFAIDYLAEGKDLALLTSNSQNSGVSARYIKGKNLIDNSDCKSCHALDKKSIGPSYVAVAERYKGNTGAVAMLAKKIVTGGNGNWGQTMMAAHPQHTEAETAEMVKYILSLGDGQQSLPLSGSYTLTEHVGGSGSGTYILSARYTDKGDKITGPLTGSQVVYLRNPRVQAESFDSFKNVGQQSPHGDGPSFVSSIKNGSYIAFKAIDLSGINLLTFNVMAPRNGGTIEVRAGSPTGKLLGAAAVNPTPENREWRQVTAQVSGQNGMQQLFFVFKNDKVKDGDLMVLDWIQFGTTNTSASR
- a CDS encoding TIGR02757 family protein, whose product is MKQDLAAIKDLLDNRYEKYNQPDFIPNDPVSIPHRFSKKQDIEISGFFAAILAWGQRKTIIQNCLRLMALMDNAPHEFMVQHQEQDLTRFLGFKHRTFNDTDLLYLLYFFQQYYRQHDSLEKAFTGENNEVKSQRERLIHFHDTIFSLEEAPHRTKKHISTPARKSACKRLNMYLRWMVRKDDKGVDFGFWNTMQMSDLVCPCDVHVERVGRRLGLITRKGMDWQTAEELTDHLRAFDPLDPVKYDYALFGLGVEEKF
- a CDS encoding NCS2 family permease, which codes for MEEYFELKKNGTTVQTEIIAGVSSFLATSYIIVVNPNILSQAGMPFAGVLTATVLVSFFSSLMMGFYARNPILVAPGMGLNAFFTFSAVMGMGVAWQVALGAVFWSGVVFLLLSVFNIRTFIVKAIPRTLRYAIAAGIGLFISLIGLANAQFIVSNPSTILGIGPLTPALLTFVFGLLITAVLVTRQVKGAILIGIVLTTLAAYPIGRWWGLDATPLVNWQGLLAAPDFSLLFQLDLLGSLQWAIVPVIFAFVFTDMFDSLSTFVGLAEAANLLDEHGEPRNVKRALATDAVATTLAGLVGSSPGTAYIESAVGIEAGGRTGLTAVVGGLLFLPFLFLAPLLSIVPSIATAPALVLVGVFMVRPITKINWFQLDDAIPAFLAIILIPFTYSITQGIIWGFLSYTFIKIAVGKREDISLSLLVIDAFCVLALIL